A genomic region of Trichothermofontia sichuanensis B231 contains the following coding sequences:
- a CDS encoding Uma2 family endonuclease encodes MVIASDLRLFTVQDYHQLVATGILKPDERVELLGGQLFQMALKGTAHSAAMTRIERVLTQCLGARALLRWQDPVQLDDFSEPEPDVAVVSQDANDYEDHHPTPAEIFWLIEVADTTLMRDREIKAPLYSRSQIPEYWLVNIPGRCLHVFRELGPAGYGREWILTEKETIAPLAFPDCLIAIGAFFRSRDTTQVG; translated from the coding sequence ATGGTGATTGCGAGTGATCTACGGTTATTCACTGTGCAAGACTATCACCAGTTGGTGGCAACTGGGATTTTGAAACCCGACGAGCGGGTAGAGTTGTTGGGAGGACAGTTGTTCCAGATGGCACTGAAGGGGACAGCCCATAGTGCAGCAATGACCCGGATCGAACGGGTGTTAACCCAGTGCTTAGGGGCACGCGCCTTGTTACGCTGGCAAGATCCCGTCCAGTTGGATGATTTTTCTGAGCCGGAACCGGATGTGGCGGTTGTCAGTCAAGATGCAAATGATTACGAAGACCATCATCCCACCCCAGCAGAAATTTTTTGGCTGATTGAAGTGGCTGATACGACGCTAATGCGAGATCGCGAGATCAAAGCTCCCCTCTATAGCCGATCGCAGATCCCGGAATACTGGCTCGTGAACATACCAGGGCGCTGTTTACACGTATTCCGTGAACTGGGGCCAGCGGGCTATGGGAGGGAATGGATACTAACGGAGAAAGAGACGATCGCACCTCTGGCATTTCCGGATTGCCTGATTGCGATCGGTGCGTTTTTCCGAAGCCGTGACACCACTCAGGTGGGTTAA